In a single window of the Pandoraea pulmonicola genome:
- a CDS encoding DGQHR domain-containing protein: MPSRVATKSNQALALPALRGTFGDWTYYSAVVSLPELARRVSFGNELHNNKELSAWIQRSLKGGRADEIADYLRKEPERFFNSLVIALYGGTPEWVPLALQEGREGSPNLGSAAESLGILELSGSEELFAVDGQHRLAGMKRLMESPPEEVAGAKSTAISDLVSVLFIAHRVDRRERTRRLFTTLNKTAIPVSKMERIALDENDVMSIAARRMVEDHAWFQSPRIALHHTNNLGSEDSVALTTIGNLYDVLRELFLEASGAKKKDLEYNRPPDAEIERYYKLATKYFERLSVVEPALAEYFNASDLKEVCQRYRSPAGGSVYFRPMGLALMTEVAMRLKKEKEGNWWDWLALLPRRLDQAPFAGTIWSYRNTMDPKHRVLCRDLLLYMCGAKTPPAAELRARWIEVRGEHVNLPRRVKELE, from the coding sequence ATGCCTTCTAGAGTTGCCACCAAGTCAAATCAGGCACTTGCCCTGCCGGCATTGCGCGGCACGTTTGGTGATTGGACCTACTACAGCGCTGTCGTTTCGCTTCCTGAACTGGCTCGACGCGTATCGTTTGGGAACGAGCTTCACAACAACAAAGAGCTCTCCGCTTGGATTCAGCGCTCGCTGAAAGGCGGCCGTGCGGATGAGATCGCGGACTATTTGAGGAAGGAGCCCGAGCGCTTCTTCAATTCACTCGTGATTGCCCTTTACGGCGGAACGCCTGAGTGGGTTCCGTTGGCTTTGCAGGAGGGGCGAGAAGGTAGTCCGAACCTCGGTAGCGCAGCAGAGTCACTGGGGATTCTTGAACTGAGCGGAAGCGAAGAGCTTTTCGCAGTTGATGGGCAGCACCGTCTCGCGGGGATGAAGCGACTCATGGAGTCACCGCCAGAAGAGGTTGCAGGAGCCAAGTCAACTGCAATCTCTGACCTTGTGTCCGTGTTGTTCATTGCCCATCGGGTTGATAGGAGGGAACGTACGCGGCGACTTTTTACGACCTTAAACAAGACTGCGATTCCAGTATCGAAGATGGAGCGTATCGCGCTCGACGAGAACGATGTGATGTCTATTGCGGCGCGTCGCATGGTCGAGGATCATGCCTGGTTCCAATCGCCTCGTATCGCCCTGCACCACACCAACAATCTGGGCAGCGAAGATAGTGTTGCGCTGACGACGATTGGAAATCTTTATGACGTACTGCGTGAGCTGTTCCTCGAAGCAAGTGGCGCAAAAAAGAAAGACCTCGAATACAACCGGCCGCCCGATGCAGAAATCGAAAGGTACTACAAACTAGCGACCAAATATTTCGAAAGACTGTCTGTCGTTGAGCCGGCGTTGGCTGAGTATTTCAACGCGAGCGACCTAAAAGAAGTTTGCCAACGATATAGGTCTCCCGCGGGGGGGAGTGTCTACTTCCGACCTATGGGGCTCGCCTTGATGACGGAAGTGGCCATGCGCCTCAAAAAAGAGAAGGAAGGAAATTGGTGGGATTGGCTAGCACTCTTGCCGCGAAGACTGGATCAAGCGCCGTTTGCTGGGACGATTTGGTCTTATCGCAATACGATGGATCCGAAACACCGTGTCTTGTGCCGCGACCTACTGCTGTACATGTGTGGTGCCAAGACGCCACCTGCGGCTGAATTGCGAGCG
- a CDS encoding DndE family protein, with amino-acid sequence MNAVTLEQVLLAGFQTSADADKRTEQLRSNLGLQARNRVARLAIGRSLSEGTYPTGSLDGAGKSIKGDVLFGVDELPLWVGLLFTHLRRTDPRAEMTLSTLQDLVKRHWNRGIALLFEDWEEAGEDYNKFVDVLVRRRANLPESGGVSPTPTMVGSGTQWEGLNRDPSPIIVDLGRTVDSDEPFRWTVNGVGYSPHVAVMGQAGSGKTRTMLEMIAQVRKQSGAPVILLDLGKGDLANRHDFIKAIGARVVRVPDEPIPLDMFFGSDESDLAASDAIMGFRDSFAKVMQSKAGAVQLEAIKDALRPLFSLRKEISLEDVGQTLRDFYQDRGLKTDSVISTISDLTERTIFRPEMPPAAFFAQSWIITFAGAHDTQKNLAAYMLLDTLNNFLKRTAEAPQDANGHRAVRSVLAVDEARHLLASRHKALSDNIRLHRSKGLMVALASQSPDDYDGAGDDHLENIGLPLCFKTNAASNQVLQNMFRGKVSFAALPTGVFMTVKDSKPIKVKAF; translated from the coding sequence ATGAATGCGGTCACCTTGGAACAGGTGCTTCTCGCGGGTTTTCAGACATCAGCGGACGCGGACAAGCGCACGGAGCAGCTACGCTCAAATCTCGGGCTTCAAGCGAGGAACCGCGTTGCGCGGCTTGCTATTGGGCGCTCACTCTCGGAAGGAACATATCCGACCGGTAGCCTGGACGGGGCGGGGAAGTCGATTAAAGGAGATGTGCTGTTCGGCGTGGACGAACTCCCACTCTGGGTCGGTTTGTTGTTTACGCACCTGCGCCGGACTGACCCTCGTGCCGAGATGACCCTATCGACGCTACAGGACTTGGTCAAAAGGCACTGGAATCGTGGCATCGCGTTGCTGTTTGAAGATTGGGAGGAGGCGGGAGAAGACTACAACAAGTTCGTCGACGTGCTTGTCCGGCGGCGAGCGAATCTTCCGGAAAGCGGGGGGGTAAGTCCGACGCCAACGATGGTCGGCTCTGGCACGCAGTGGGAAGGATTAAACCGAGACCCCTCCCCCATAATTGTCGACCTTGGCAGGACAGTGGACTCTGACGAACCGTTCCGATGGACGGTTAATGGCGTCGGGTATTCTCCGCATGTGGCGGTTATGGGCCAGGCCGGTTCGGGCAAAACCCGCACGATGCTGGAAATGATCGCCCAGGTGCGGAAGCAGAGCGGTGCACCGGTGATCTTGCTTGATCTTGGTAAAGGCGACCTCGCCAATCGCCATGATTTCATTAAGGCTATCGGTGCGCGCGTCGTGCGTGTGCCTGATGAGCCGATCCCGCTCGACATGTTTTTTGGTTCGGACGAGTCTGACCTTGCAGCCTCCGATGCGATCATGGGCTTCCGCGATTCGTTTGCGAAGGTAATGCAAAGCAAAGCCGGGGCGGTGCAGTTGGAGGCCATAAAAGATGCACTCCGTCCGCTCTTCTCATTGCGCAAAGAAATTAGCCTTGAGGACGTTGGTCAGACGCTACGGGACTTTTATCAGGATCGGGGCCTCAAGACCGACAGCGTCATTTCCACAATCAGCGATTTAACCGAGCGCACCATCTTCCGGCCGGAAATGCCACCAGCGGCATTCTTTGCTCAGAGCTGGATTATCACGTTCGCGGGTGCGCACGACACGCAAAAGAATCTTGCCGCCTATATGCTTCTCGATACGCTGAACAACTTCCTTAAGCGTACGGCCGAAGCGCCGCAGGACGCGAACGGCCATCGGGCCGTTCGTTCAGTGCTCGCGGTTGATGAAGCTCGCCATTTGCTCGCTTCGCGACACAAGGCGCTGTCAGACAACATTCGGCTGCACCGGTCAAAGGGTCTGATGGTGGCGCTCGCTTCGCAGAGCCCAGACGACTATGACGGCGCAGGCGACGATCACCTTGAAAACATTGGTCTTCCACTATGTTTCAAGACGAACGCGGCGAGTAACCAAGTACTGCAGAACATGTTTCGCGGCAAGGTAAGTTTTGCGGCACTTCCGACCGGCGTGTTCATGACGGTCAAGGATTCGAAGCCCATCAAGGTGAAGGCGTTCTAG
- the dndD gene encoding DNA sulfur modification protein DndD encodes MWIAKIELFNFKSYQHQLFEFPQPRAGRNIVLIGGMNGYGKTSVLEALYLGLFGKEAVEHLGRAGLKDDVGYRKFVERALHGTAIRTGRDSMWVKIQINQSKAEGFEVTRKWFFSRSGDWTGEDEVVIYEVRDGIRGRALASDRLPELLDQRFIPAHVAPFFFFDGEEVKKLADQSRGDQIRTGIEGLLGVVLLRKLKKRLEEFQTNRSTGISVMDEQKHRELFETLSQHEREYEEAERKHQTLDESVKSLQTQRSDLTNRMMQLGAGAGDVASVSDVVKQQADAETELKVTEDALDDLVASKLPFHLVARDLMEGLSKQVQEEIARDSWDARKRSLEPEKAKFIGTFYATTEPSMSPELTAEQEAALQARLNAAWESLFYPMPAGCAEIVVHDYLGPKRTALLHAMNGLRMGAQDVLGLVAKRESLQKKIRELVNRYTKIEGVDRDGSLAKLNGELTAVNATLDQRQRELGDVERLMSGLKGTIDQERALYAREHEKFVQANPVKSMVGRAERVCNLINELIPQLYALKVEQLADAMTGVYKKLAHKKHVHRIHIDESGKTTILSKEGEEIPFDKSAGENQVFATALLAGLADISGIDAPLVVDTPLGRLDSSHRANILKYWVSDKKRQVILLSQDKEIDRDTYAAMEPNVGMTYLLQHAEIGSGVGRTTAIENEYFMDLTQ; translated from the coding sequence ATGTGGATTGCAAAGATCGAACTGTTTAACTTTAAGAGCTACCAGCATCAGTTATTTGAGTTCCCTCAGCCGCGCGCGGGCAGGAACATTGTGCTCATAGGTGGCATGAATGGATATGGGAAGACCTCGGTGCTGGAGGCTCTCTATCTCGGTCTCTTTGGTAAAGAAGCCGTAGAGCATCTAGGTCGCGCCGGCCTGAAGGACGACGTAGGGTATCGGAAGTTCGTCGAGCGCGCATTACACGGCACGGCGATTCGCACCGGGCGCGACTCCATGTGGGTGAAGATTCAAATCAACCAGTCTAAGGCTGAGGGATTTGAAGTAACTCGCAAGTGGTTCTTCAGCCGGTCGGGCGATTGGACGGGCGAGGACGAGGTTGTTATCTATGAAGTCCGTGATGGAATTCGGGGCCGGGCTCTCGCCTCAGATCGTCTTCCTGAGCTGCTGGACCAGAGATTCATACCCGCACATGTCGCGCCCTTTTTCTTCTTCGACGGAGAGGAAGTTAAGAAACTCGCAGACCAGAGTCGTGGGGATCAAATTCGCACCGGTATCGAGGGGCTGTTAGGCGTTGTTTTGCTGCGCAAGTTGAAGAAGCGGTTGGAGGAGTTCCAGACAAATCGATCGACCGGCATCTCGGTCATGGACGAGCAGAAGCACCGTGAGCTATTCGAAACCTTATCGCAACACGAACGGGAATACGAGGAGGCGGAGCGCAAGCATCAAACTCTCGATGAGTCGGTTAAGAGCTTGCAAACGCAGCGCAGCGATTTGACCAATAGGATGATGCAACTTGGTGCCGGCGCGGGCGATGTGGCCAGCGTATCGGACGTTGTGAAGCAACAAGCGGACGCTGAAACCGAGCTCAAAGTGACGGAGGATGCGCTGGACGATTTGGTTGCAAGCAAGCTTCCTTTCCATTTAGTGGCTCGTGATCTGATGGAGGGACTTTCGAAGCAGGTGCAGGAGGAAATTGCGCGCGATAGCTGGGACGCCCGAAAGCGGAGCTTGGAGCCAGAGAAGGCGAAGTTCATTGGGACGTTCTACGCCACCACCGAACCGTCAATGTCCCCGGAGCTGACTGCAGAGCAAGAGGCTGCATTGCAGGCCCGTTTAAATGCGGCATGGGAAAGCTTGTTCTACCCGATGCCGGCGGGCTGTGCCGAGATCGTGGTGCACGATTACCTCGGGCCAAAGCGCACAGCGCTGCTTCATGCTATGAACGGCCTTCGCATGGGGGCGCAGGATGTACTTGGCCTCGTAGCGAAACGTGAATCTCTACAAAAGAAGATTCGCGAATTGGTCAATCGCTACACCAAGATTGAGGGTGTGGACCGTGACGGGTCGCTTGCGAAGCTGAATGGGGAATTGACAGCGGTAAATGCAACACTAGATCAGCGCCAAAGGGAATTGGGGGATGTTGAGCGCCTGATGTCGGGCCTCAAGGGCACCATTGATCAAGAGCGTGCTCTCTACGCCCGTGAGCACGAGAAGTTTGTCCAGGCGAATCCGGTCAAGTCCATGGTCGGTCGGGCCGAACGCGTTTGCAACCTTATTAATGAACTGATCCCTCAGCTGTACGCGCTGAAGGTGGAGCAGCTTGCTGACGCTATGACTGGCGTATATAAAAAGCTTGCCCACAAGAAGCACGTGCATCGCATTCACATCGACGAATCGGGAAAGACGACAATCCTAAGCAAGGAAGGCGAAGAGATACCGTTCGACAAATCAGCCGGAGAAAATCAAGTGTTTGCTACTGCGTTGCTCGCGGGCCTGGCTGATATTTCTGGTATCGATGCGCCACTGGTTGTTGACACCCCTCTGGGCCGTCTGGACAGCTCACATCGAGCGAACATTCTCAAATATTGGGTTTCGGATAAGAAGCGACAAGTAATTCTGTTGTCGCAGGATAAGGAAATTGACCGTGACACCTACGCAGCGATGGAGCCCAACGTCGGTATGACGTATTTGCTACAGCACGCGGAAATTGGCAGTGGCGTTGGTCGCACCACGGCTATCGAGAATGAGTACTTTATGGATCTGACGCAATGA
- a CDS encoding DNA modification system-associated small protein — MSDIFLGDLPLWSDADARAVLEQLCIKHGVPMDVLEDLVGIQRERSGEERARNVYPRIEETLSRMD; from the coding sequence ATGAGCGACATTTTTCTTGGCGATTTGCCACTGTGGTCGGATGCTGACGCCCGAGCAGTCCTAGAGCAGTTATGCATAAAGCATGGCGTGCCGATGGATGTGCTTGAAGATCTGGTAGGCATCCAACGAGAGCGTTCGGGTGAGGAGCGGGCACGCAACGTATACCCGCGTATCGAAGAAACCCTTAGCCGCATGGACTAA
- the dndC gene encoding DNA phosphorothioation system sulfurtransferase DndC has translation MLIEQTTAGPSARAEPVALRDTQSVWEDVVASVRAEYLSDVQDYPWIIGFSGGKDSTVVAQAIFEALLQVPPSRRKRHVHIVSNDTLVESPLVIAHLAKVQTAIREMADSLRLPVTVVTTRPASDKTFWTLLIGKGYPSPNQTMRWCTDRLKIQPTSRYILEHVSAHGAAIVALGVRLDESDSRRNSINKFQNLADSNLTPHSELPGAFIYRPIVHLTIDDVWEVLGGREPPWGGTHRDLIQLYRDAEGGECPVVLSKDEAPGCGTANSRFGCWTCTVVEKDKSLQGFVDSGNHHFSALIEFRQWLRDIRNDPRYRSVERRNGEIRFNPRGEQIQHVPGPFTIQARKMILDRLLETQAEYGDTLISTDEIERIQAIWAEEISRPAKHRGGK, from the coding sequence ATGTTAATAGAACAAACCACTGCTGGACCTTCCGCTCGAGCTGAGCCGGTCGCCCTGCGCGACACGCAGTCCGTCTGGGAGGACGTTGTCGCTTCTGTGCGGGCGGAATACTTGTCCGATGTCCAGGACTACCCGTGGATTATTGGGTTTTCCGGAGGCAAAGACTCAACTGTCGTGGCACAGGCGATTTTCGAGGCGCTACTGCAGGTCCCGCCGTCGCGGCGAAAGCGACATGTACACATTGTCTCAAACGATACGCTGGTGGAAAGCCCGCTCGTCATAGCACATCTCGCGAAAGTGCAAACGGCGATTCGAGAAATGGCGGACAGCCTCCGTTTGCCTGTAACCGTGGTCACGACACGACCAGCTTCTGACAAGACATTCTGGACGTTGCTTATCGGCAAAGGCTATCCGAGCCCTAATCAAACTATGCGCTGGTGTACTGATCGGCTTAAGATTCAACCGACTAGCCGTTACATCCTTGAACATGTTTCGGCGCATGGAGCCGCGATCGTTGCGTTGGGCGTGCGACTTGACGAGAGCGATAGCCGACGCAATTCGATCAACAAATTCCAGAATCTAGCCGACTCCAACCTGACGCCGCATTCGGAACTGCCAGGTGCTTTTATCTATCGGCCGATCGTGCATCTGACGATCGACGATGTGTGGGAAGTACTTGGCGGGCGTGAACCGCCTTGGGGCGGAACTCACCGTGACTTGATTCAGCTCTATAGAGACGCTGAAGGCGGCGAGTGCCCCGTGGTTCTGAGCAAGGACGAGGCTCCTGGATGCGGGACCGCCAACAGTCGCTTCGGGTGCTGGACATGCACTGTGGTTGAGAAGGACAAGAGTCTTCAAGGCTTTGTGGATTCCGGCAACCATCACTTTTCTGCGCTCATTGAATTCCGGCAATGGCTCAGAGACATCCGCAATGATCCGCGGTACCGCTCGGTCGAGCGACGCAACGGGGAGATTCGTTTTAATCCGCGTGGCGAACAGATTCAGCACGTACCGGGTCCTTTCACGATTCAGGCACGGAAGATGATCTTGGATAGGTTGCTTGAAACGCAAGCTGAGTACGGCGATACACTGATATCCACAGATGAAATCGAACGAATTCAGGCGATTTGGGCCGAAGAAATAAGTCGGCCGGCTAAACACCGAGGGGGAAAATAA
- a CDS encoding helix-turn-helix domain-containing protein, translated as MTRRSNVASESAEVSQDASTDASPDAGRVLAEAIVSARDRAGLTQEEVARRMRTTQSNIARLEAGRTIPSTRTLTKFADAVGARLKITFERTGQ; from the coding sequence ATGACACGTCGGAGTAATGTGGCCTCAGAGTCGGCGGAAGTCTCGCAGGATGCAAGTACGGATGCATCGCCGGATGCGGGGCGTGTATTAGCGGAAGCCATCGTCAGCGCTCGAGACCGCGCAGGGTTGACACAGGAAGAGGTTGCCAGGCGTATGCGCACAACACAGAGCAACATCGCTCGCTTGGAGGCGGGGCGAACAATTCCATCGACCAGAACGCTCACGAAATTCGCAGACGCCGTAGGCGCGCGTCTCAAGATCACTTTCGAGCGGACCGGCCAGTAG
- a CDS encoding DUF6386 family protein: MKIESRLTLANRRHHLERSAIVKKEISFRFVTGAATLCVFDLECLKHRLNEDAD, translated from the coding sequence ATGAAGATCGAGTCTCGACTTACTCTAGCCAACCGAAGACACCACCTTGAACGGAGTGCAATTGTGAAGAAAGAAATATCGTTCAGGTTTGTGACGGGCGCCGCGACGTTGTGTGTCTTTGATCTGGAGTGCTTAAAACATCGACTCAACGAGGACGCTGACTAG
- a CDS encoding ClpXP protease specificity-enhancing factor, whose product MPETSTKPYLLRALYEWCTDNGYTPYLAVHVDAKTRVPREFVKDGEIVLNISFDATSGLQMGNDWIEFSARFGGISQKVEVQVPNVLAIYARENGQGMAFPVDKQASADDGAVLEAAPPVQASDDDDSDPTRPGGGAAGGNAGRARLKVVK is encoded by the coding sequence ATGCCTGAAACGTCTACCAAGCCTTACCTTTTGCGCGCGCTGTACGAGTGGTGTACCGACAACGGTTACACACCGTATCTGGCCGTGCATGTCGATGCCAAGACGCGGGTGCCGCGCGAGTTTGTGAAAGATGGCGAGATCGTGCTGAACATCAGCTTCGATGCCACGAGCGGACTGCAGATGGGCAACGACTGGATCGAGTTCAGTGCTCGTTTCGGCGGCATCTCACAGAAGGTGGAAGTGCAGGTGCCGAATGTGCTGGCGATTTATGCCCGCGAGAATGGCCAGGGGATGGCATTCCCGGTCGACAAGCAGGCGTCTGCGGACGATGGTGCGGTGCTTGAAGCTGCGCCGCCGGTGCAGGCGTCCGACGATGACGATTCGGATCCCACGCGTCCTGGTGGTGGTGCGGCTGGCGGAAATGCCGGACGCGCTCGCCTGAAGGTCGTGAAGTAA
- a CDS encoding glutathione S-transferase N-terminal domain-containing protein: MMVLYSGTTCPFSQRCRLVLFEKGMDFEIRDVDLFNKPEDIAVMNPYGQVPILVERDLILYESNIINEYIDERFPHPQLMPADPVQRARARLFLFNFEKELFVHVSTLENDKGKAAEKLHEKARLSIRDRLTQLAPIFMKNKYMLGEEFSMLDVAIAPLLWRLDHYGIELSKNAAPLMKYAERIFSRPAYIEALTPSEKVMRR, from the coding sequence ATGATGGTTTTGTACTCGGGCACTACGTGCCCCTTCTCCCAGCGTTGCCGGCTGGTTTTGTTTGAAAAAGGCATGGATTTCGAAATCCGTGACGTCGACCTGTTCAACAAGCCGGAAGACATTGCGGTGATGAACCCGTACGGTCAGGTGCCGATCCTTGTCGAACGCGATTTGATTCTGTACGAATCGAACATCATCAACGAGTACATCGACGAGCGGTTTCCGCATCCGCAGTTGATGCCGGCGGATCCGGTGCAGCGTGCTCGCGCGCGCCTGTTCCTGTTCAATTTCGAGAAAGAGTTGTTCGTGCACGTGAGCACGCTCGAGAACGACAAGGGCAAGGCGGCTGAGAAGTTGCACGAGAAGGCTCGACTGTCGATTCGTGATCGTCTGACGCAGCTTGCGCCGATTTTCATGAAGAACAAGTACATGTTGGGCGAGGAATTCTCGATGCTCGACGTGGCGATTGCGCCGTTGCTGTGGCGTTTGGATCATTACGGCATTGAGTTGTCGAAGAATGCTGCGCCGTTGATGAAGTATGCCGAGCGGATTTTCAGCCGTCCGGCGTACATTGAAGCGCTGACGCCGTCCGAAAAGGTCATGCGTCGCTAA
- a CDS encoding cytochrome c1: MKKLLLILALLSGFAAPAMAEEGVALDTAPNRIDDLASLQRGAKLFVNYCLNCHSAASMRYSRLKDLGLSEAEIKNNLLFTTDKIGDTMTVAMRVADAKSWFGSAPPDLSVEARARGTDWLYTYLRTFYRDDARPTGWNNLAFPNVGMPNPFWQLQGQRGLKHVEGAEHGPAQFVQITQGTMKPVEFDSAVADLVSYLDWMSEPAQRTRRQLGVWVLLFLGLFTVLAWRLNAAYWKDVK; encoded by the coding sequence ATGAAAAAACTGTTGCTCATCCTGGCGCTCCTCAGTGGTTTCGCAGCGCCGGCCATGGCTGAAGAGGGGGTGGCGCTGGACACGGCGCCGAACCGGATCGACGATCTGGCGTCGCTGCAGCGGGGCGCTAAGCTGTTCGTGAACTACTGCCTGAACTGCCATTCGGCGGCCTCGATGCGGTATTCGCGGCTCAAGGATCTGGGTTTGTCGGAAGCGGAGATCAAGAACAATCTGTTGTTCACGACCGACAAGATCGGCGACACGATGACCGTTGCCATGCGTGTGGCGGACGCCAAGTCGTGGTTCGGCTCGGCGCCGCCGGATTTGTCGGTGGAGGCGCGCGCGCGCGGCACGGACTGGCTTTACACCTACCTGCGTACCTTCTATCGAGACGATGCGCGTCCGACTGGCTGGAACAATCTGGCGTTTCCGAATGTGGGCATGCCGAACCCGTTCTGGCAGTTGCAGGGGCAGCGTGGGTTGAAGCATGTGGAGGGTGCGGAGCATGGTCCGGCGCAGTTCGTGCAGATCACGCAGGGGACGATGAAACCGGTGGAATTCGATTCTGCCGTGGCCGATCTGGTATCTTATCTGGATTGGATGTCGGAACCGGCGCAGCGTACGCGTCGGCAGTTGGGTGTCTGGGTTTTGTTGTTCTTGGGACTCTTTACGGTGCTTGCCTGGCGCCTGAATGCGGCCTATTGGAAGGACGTGAAGTAA